Proteins encoded together in one Limnochordia bacterium window:
- a CDS encoding ribonucleoside triphosphate reductase gives MLTKVIKRDGRVVDFDQERIINAIFKAAKAVGGEDRRQACELSNQVVSILTEKFAGRMPTVEDIQDVVEKVLIENGHAKTAKAYIVYRRQQEEKRDFRDLLVNAERMIDEYVDDTNWKVKENSNMNYSLQGLNNHVISAVTSRYWLEKIYPEEIREAHKSGDMHIHDLSLLAPYCCGWNLPDLLLRGFGGVPQKIESAPAKHFRTALGQVVNFFYTMQGEAAGAQAFSNFDTYLAPFIAYDGLNYEEVEQCMQEFIFNLNVPTRVGFQTPFVNITMDVVVPKNLANDPVIIGGQLQDRQYKEFQAEMDLLNTAFCEVMMAGDVKGRIFSFPIPTYNIYEGFDWDSPVVAKIMEMTAKYGIPYFANFINSDLSPDDVRSMCCRLRLDNRELYKRGGGLFGANPLTGSVGVVTLNMPRLGYLAQDKQDLLARIKKLMDLAKDSLLLKRKALERLMDAGLYPYSRYYLDSVKERFDGYWHNHFNTIGLVGMHEALINFMGKGIDTPEGGALALEILDYMRDVLVGYQEATGQLFNLEATPAEGTAYRLARIDRATYPDIITSGNGEPYYTNSTQLPVDFTDDLFTALDLQEQLQIKYTGGTVFHAFLGERIEDGKTAARLLMKVLENYRIPYFTLTPTFSICPEHGYLAGEHPKCPKCGADAEVWSRVVGFFRPVQNWNKGKQEEFGKRVEFRAQAM, from the coding sequence ATGTTGACTAAAGTGATTAAACGGGACGGCCGTGTGGTAGATTTCGATCAGGAACGGATTATCAATGCCATCTTTAAGGCGGCTAAAGCTGTTGGTGGAGAGGACAGGCGTCAAGCGTGCGAGTTGTCGAACCAAGTGGTAAGCATTCTCACAGAGAAGTTTGCCGGCAGGATGCCCACCGTTGAGGATATCCAAGATGTGGTGGAGAAGGTACTGATTGAAAATGGACATGCCAAAACAGCTAAAGCCTATATTGTCTACCGCCGCCAACAAGAAGAGAAAAGGGACTTTCGGGATCTGTTGGTGAACGCGGAACGCATGATCGATGAGTACGTTGATGATACCAACTGGAAAGTTAAAGAAAACAGTAACATGAACTACTCCCTCCAAGGTTTGAACAACCATGTGATCTCCGCGGTGACATCCCGGTACTGGTTAGAGAAGATCTATCCGGAGGAAATTCGAGAGGCACATAAAAGTGGGGATATGCATATCCATGATTTGAGTTTGCTAGCTCCCTACTGTTGTGGTTGGAACCTACCGGATCTATTGCTACGGGGTTTTGGTGGTGTTCCCCAGAAAATTGAAAGTGCTCCGGCGAAACATTTTCGGACTGCTCTAGGACAAGTTGTGAACTTCTTCTATACCATGCAAGGGGAAGCTGCCGGTGCCCAGGCGTTTTCGAATTTCGATACATACCTGGCTCCCTTCATTGCCTACGATGGGCTGAACTACGAAGAGGTTGAGCAGTGTATGCAGGAGTTTATCTTTAATCTCAATGTACCAACCCGGGTGGGTTTTCAAACGCCTTTTGTAAACATTACCATGGATGTAGTGGTACCGAAGAACTTAGCCAATGATCCGGTGATTATTGGTGGCCAGTTGCAAGATAGACAGTATAAGGAATTTCAGGCGGAAATGGACCTACTCAATACCGCGTTTTGTGAAGTGATGATGGCTGGTGATGTCAAGGGGAGAATCTTCAGTTTTCCGATCCCCACATACAATATCTACGAAGGCTTTGATTGGGATAGTCCTGTGGTGGCCAAGATTATGGAGATGACGGCTAAGTACGGGATTCCCTACTTTGCTAATTTCATCAACTCTGATCTCTCGCCGGATGATGTGCGGAGCATGTGTTGTCGTCTGCGCTTAGACAATCGGGAACTGTACAAACGGGGTGGGGGGCTCTTTGGGGCAAATCCCTTAACCGGCTCTGTGGGAGTAGTCACTTTGAACATGCCCCGGCTTGGCTATTTGGCCCAGGATAAGCAAGATCTCTTGGCACGGATTAAGAAACTAATGGATCTGGCCAAAGATAGCCTGCTTTTGAAACGAAAGGCCTTGGAACGGTTAATGGATGCGGGGCTTTATCCCTACTCTCGGTACTATCTAGATAGTGTGAAGGAACGGTTTGATGGTTATTGGCACAATCACTTTAATACTATAGGTCTTGTGGGTATGCATGAGGCCTTAATCAACTTTATGGGTAAGGGGATTGACACTCCTGAAGGAGGGGCACTGGCCCTTGAAATCTTAGATTATATGCGGGATGTGCTGGTGGGATACCAAGAGGCTACAGGCCAGTTGTTTAATCTGGAAGCAACTCCTGCCGAGGGGACTGCCTATAGATTAGCACGGATTGATCGGGCTACCTACCCGGATATCATCACCTCCGGCAATGGCGAACCCTATTATACTAATTCCACTCAGCTTCCGGTGGATTTCACCGATGATCTTTTCACCGCCTTGGATCTACAGGAGCAATTGCAGATTAAATACACCGGTGGGACCGTATTCCACGCCTTCTTGGGTGAACGTATTGAAGACGGCAAGACGGCAGCAAGATTGCTGATGAAGGTACTGGAAAACTACCGTATTCCCTATTTTACCCTTACCCCCACCTTTAGTATTTGCCCGGAGCATGGGTACTTGGCTGGGGAGCATCCAAAGTGTCCTAAGTGTGGTGCGGATGCCGAGGTTTGGAGTAGAGTGGTGGGCTTTTTCCGACCGGTCCAGAACTGGAATAAGGGTAAGCAAGAGGAGTTTGGCAAAAGAGTAGAGTTTCGAGCCCAAGCTATGTAA
- a CDS encoding response regulator transcription factor, with product MYRIMIVEDDDKIADILAGYLRRYGYVGICCSDFDDVKSEFVKLDPDLVLLDINLPYMDGFFWCRQIRTISKVPVIFISARASDMDQVLALEHGGDDYITKPFSIDVVMAKVKAALRRTYGEYALETDTKIDVYEVHGLYLNRSKRSLTWQEEEVFLTPKEFALMDILTRHLGEVVLREQLLEALWDDVDFVDDNTLTVNVTRLRRKLDEMGITGAIETVRGEGYRIQNVWTVGPVG from the coding sequence ATGTACCGCATCATGATTGTGGAAGATGACGATAAGATTGCTGACATTCTTGCGGGCTACTTAAGAAGATATGGCTATGTGGGTATTTGCTGTTCGGACTTTGATGATGTGAAGTCGGAGTTTGTAAAGCTGGATCCCGATCTGGTCTTGCTAGATATTAACCTGCCCTATATGGATGGGTTTTTCTGGTGTCGCCAGATCCGCACGATCTCCAAGGTGCCCGTTATCTTTATCTCTGCCCGGGCTAGTGATATGGATCAGGTTCTGGCCTTAGAGCATGGGGGAGACGATTACATTACCAAACCCTTCTCCATTGATGTGGTGATGGCCAAGGTCAAGGCGGCCTTGCGCCGAACCTATGGGGAGTATGCCTTGGAGACCGATACAAAGATTGATGTGTATGAAGTACATGGGCTTTATCTAAATCGCTCAAAACGAAGTCTCACCTGGCAGGAAGAGGAAGTCTTCTTGACCCCGAAGGAGTTTGCGCTCATGGATATCCTCACCCGGCACCTTGGGGAGGTAGTCCTGCGGGAACAGCTGTTGGAGGCCCTTTGGGACGATGTGGACTTCGTCGATGATAACACGCTAACCGTAAATGTTACTCGCCTACGGCGTAAACTTGATGAGATGGGGATTACAGGTGCCATTGAGACGGTGCGGGGAGAAGGGTACCGCATCCAGAACGTTTGGACGGTTGGTCCAGTGGGATAA
- a CDS encoding AIR synthase related protein — protein MKVQSFRDLTLVHLSADDLLVVACDSCGGVGSKAHDQVQTSPHMVGYYTTYVALAELIAFGAEPVCIINTLSVEMDPTGKEIIAGIRQAIEPLGAPPLITGSTEENFSACQTGMGITVIGSVHLSSWQRPRSHPGDLVVVVGLPKVGEQVIADQGRTTLDLEKLLLLKGCPFIHEVLPVGSRGIAYELTQLAQCSGLQYRMAEHLSIDVTKTAGPATCALVTLRPVAYEQLAMRMSIPVNPVGWLV, from the coding sequence ATGAAAGTCCAAAGCTTTCGGGATCTTACGCTAGTGCACCTAAGTGCGGATGACCTACTGGTCGTTGCCTGTGATTCCTGTGGTGGTGTGGGGAGTAAGGCACATGATCAGGTCCAGACCTCACCCCACATGGTGGGGTACTACACTACCTATGTGGCCCTTGCGGAGTTAATTGCCTTCGGCGCAGAACCTGTTTGTATTATTAATACGTTATCGGTGGAGATGGATCCTACGGGAAAGGAGATCATTGCCGGTATCCGACAAGCAATAGAGCCTTTAGGAGCACCACCGCTGATCACTGGTAGTACCGAGGAGAACTTCTCTGCCTGCCAAACAGGGATGGGGATTACTGTAATTGGCAGCGTTCATCTGAGTAGTTGGCAAAGACCCCGGTCCCATCCGGGGGATTTGGTAGTGGTGGTAGGTTTGCCCAAGGTGGGAGAGCAAGTAATAGCAGATCAGGGGAGAACGACGCTGGATTTAGAGAAGTTGCTACTGCTTAAAGGTTGTCCCTTTATACATGAGGTTTTACCCGTGGGGTCTCGAGGGATCGCCTACGAACTGACTCAGTTGGCCCAATGTAGTGGTCTGCAGTATCGTATGGCTGAGCATTTATCTATTGATGTGACGAAGACTGCAGGTCCGGCCACTTGTGCACTGGTGACCTTACGCCCGGTAGCTTATGAGCAACTAGCGATGAGGATGTCCATACCGGTAAATCCGGTGGGATGGTTGGTGTAG
- a CDS encoding ECF transporter S component produces the protein MRQHIRVRLLCQCGILIALSAIGSLVKFQGSIALDSAPGYFAALYLGPEAGALVGGLGHMLTAITSGFPLTVVMHMIVALQMGIFVYLVGLIYRRINGLAAIVAAVILNGPVAALINVPISELLGLPLKGWPLFSMMIIPLTVASAVNIALAYLVLKVFPNQGDGQ, from the coding sequence GTGAGACAACATATTCGGGTCCGATTGTTGTGCCAGTGCGGGATTCTCATCGCCCTATCAGCGATAGGATCATTGGTGAAATTCCAAGGTTCCATTGCCCTGGATTCTGCACCGGGATACTTTGCCGCCCTTTACCTAGGACCAGAAGCCGGTGCTCTGGTGGGTGGTTTGGGCCATATGCTAACTGCGATCACCAGCGGGTTTCCCTTGACCGTGGTGATGCATATGATCGTTGCTCTACAGATGGGGATCTTTGTCTATCTAGTGGGACTTATCTACCGCAGGATCAATGGGCTTGCGGCGATAGTTGCCGCAGTGATTTTAAATGGCCCCGTAGCAGCTTTAATCAATGTGCCCATTAGTGAGCTTTTGGGTCTACCTCTCAAGGGTTGGCCCCTATTCTCTATGATGATCATTCCCTTAACGGTGGCATCTGCTGTGAATATTGCTTTAGCCTACTTAGTTCTCAAAGTGTTTCCAAACCAGGGGGATGGCCAATGA
- the cobO gene encoding cob(I)yrinic acid a,c-diamide adenosyltransferase: MVEQKGYVHVYTGCGKGKTTAALGLALRAICAGKRVFFVQFVKGMKYSETRAGEFLPGLLMQQFGRACFIHREPEPEDIRLAQEGLRRCAKILRQGEYEVVVLDELNIALYYQLFSVEEVLRILKARKPWVEVIITGRYAPQELIDMADLVTEMREIKHYYEQGVVAREGIEK, encoded by the coding sequence TTGGTGGAGCAGAAGGGATATGTCCATGTCTACACAGGATGCGGCAAGGGAAAAACCACGGCAGCCCTTGGTTTGGCCCTGAGGGCTATTTGTGCCGGAAAACGTGTTTTCTTCGTGCAGTTTGTGAAGGGGATGAAGTATAGCGAAACAAGGGCCGGGGAGTTTTTGCCGGGGCTTTTGATGCAGCAGTTTGGACGGGCTTGTTTTATTCACAGGGAGCCGGAACCGGAAGATATTAGGCTTGCCCAGGAAGGCCTTAGACGATGTGCAAAGATCCTAAGGCAAGGTGAGTATGAGGTGGTGGTGCTGGATGAACTCAATATCGCCTTGTATTACCAGCTCTTTTCCGTGGAAGAAGTCCTTCGGATACTCAAAGCCAGGAAACCTTGGGTCGAGGTGATCATTACCGGTCGGTATGCTCCCCAGGAATTAATCGACATGGCGGATCTAGTTACGGAGATGAGGGAGATTAAACACTACTATGAACAGGGTGTGGTGGCTAGGGAGGGAATTGAAAAGTGA
- a CDS encoding histidine phosphatase family protein encodes MRFILVRHGQTQANQEQRYLGSTCSPYTSLGLRQNAHVLELLAREKIDRIYASPRPRALGLAESVAKHLGKGIEIQPALAEMGFGVFEGSTYLEAAGAYPKEWQCWTEDYIHYQIPQGESFLRFHQRVTGFLDTLESEGTYLIISHGGVICSAITHLLGLGVDARWHFQIPPGCLVELVKEREANYMRRLVPYEEE; translated from the coding sequence ATGAGGTTTATTTTGGTAAGACATGGTCAAACCCAGGCAAACCAAGAGCAAAGGTACCTTGGCTCCACCTGTAGTCCGTATACTTCCCTGGGCCTTAGGCAAAACGCCCATGTGTTAGAGCTTCTAGCCCGAGAGAAGATAGACCGGATCTACGCCAGTCCCCGGCCTCGGGCTCTTGGATTAGCGGAATCAGTAGCTAAGCACTTAGGAAAGGGAATCGAGATCCAGCCAGCCCTAGCAGAGATGGGCTTTGGGGTCTTTGAGGGGAGTACTTATCTAGAGGCCGCAGGGGCCTATCCAAAGGAGTGGCAGTGTTGGACCGAGGATTACATCCATTACCAGATTCCCCAGGGTGAGAGCTTCCTTAGGTTTCACCAGCGGGTCACCGGTTTTTTGGATACTTTAGAGTCCGAGGGCACTTACCTAATAATCTCCCACGGTGGGGTGATCTGTTCTGCCATTACCCACCTTTTGGGCTTGGGGGTGGATGCGCGGTGGCATTTTCAGATCCCCCCGGGATGTTTAGTTGAGTTAGTAAAGGAACGGGAGGCTAACTATATGCGGCGCCTTGTTCCATATGAAGAAGAGTAG